The Mycolicibacterium hassiacum DSM 44199 genome includes a window with the following:
- a CDS encoding DUF2334 domain-containing protein, with amino-acid sequence MAGRLIVAVSEINDDTRTDVERFCAELDTRSVPASLLVTPRARRGYRLVDDADTVAWLTGRRAGGDAIVLHGYDATVGRRRGEFAALPAHEAHLRLLAADRVLEQTGLRTRLFAAGAVSSGALRALTRNGFRLLVTRSAITDLVRGTTVRVRELRLGPGLLSEPWRCRALVLAAERAARRGGSVRIAVTGGQLRNAAMYRAVLDAIDLALLHRCTPTVYRWPGPPASGTPRLLPAAA; translated from the coding sequence GTGGCTGGACGGCTGATCGTCGCGGTCTCCGAAATCAACGACGACACCCGTACCGACGTCGAGCGGTTCTGCGCGGAGCTGGACACGCGTTCGGTGCCGGCGTCGCTGCTGGTGACCCCGCGGGCGCGGCGGGGCTACCGGCTGGTCGACGACGCCGACACGGTGGCCTGGCTGACCGGCCGGCGCGCGGGCGGGGACGCGATCGTGCTGCACGGCTACGACGCCACCGTCGGGCGGCGTCGCGGCGAGTTCGCGGCCCTGCCCGCCCACGAGGCCCATCTGCGCCTGCTGGCCGCCGACCGGGTGTTGGAACAGACCGGCCTGCGCACCCGACTCTTCGCCGCCGGTGCGGTGTCGTCCGGAGCGCTTCGCGCATTGACACGCAACGGTTTCCGGTTGCTGGTCACCCGATCGGCGATCACCGACCTGGTGCGTGGCACCACCGTCCGGGTGCGCGAACTGCGCCTCGGGCCGGGCTTGCTGTCGGAGCCGTGGCGGTGCCGTGCGCTGGTCCTGGCGGCCGAGCGCGCGGCCCGACGCGGCGGGTCGGTGCGGATCGCGGTGACGGGCGGTCAGTTGCGCAACGCGGCGATGTATCGGGCGGTGCTCGACGCCATCGATCTGGCGCTGCTGCATCGGTGCACACCGACGGTCTACCGCTGGCCGGGTCCCCCGGCGTCGGGCACACCGCGGCTATTGCCCGCCGCGGCATAG
- a CDS encoding glutathione peroxidase, with product MTALTEIPLKTLEGEPTTLGQLADGAALVVNVASKCGLTPQYAALEKLAKDYRDRGLTVIGVPCNQFMGQEPGTPEEIREFCSTTYGVSFPLLEKTDVNGENRHPLYAELTKTPDDGGEAGDVQWNFEKFLIAPGGKVVRRFRPRTEPDAPEVISAIEEVLPR from the coding sequence ATGACAGCACTCACCGAGATCCCGTTGAAGACCCTGGAAGGCGAACCCACCACGCTTGGACAGCTCGCCGACGGTGCAGCCCTGGTGGTCAACGTCGCGTCGAAATGCGGTCTCACCCCGCAGTACGCGGCGCTGGAGAAACTGGCCAAGGACTACCGCGACCGCGGACTGACGGTGATCGGCGTCCCGTGCAACCAGTTCATGGGACAGGAGCCGGGCACGCCCGAGGAGATCCGGGAGTTCTGCTCGACCACCTACGGGGTGAGCTTCCCGCTGCTGGAGAAGACCGACGTCAACGGGGAGAACCGCCATCCGCTCTACGCCGAGCTGACCAAGACGCCCGACGACGGCGGCGAGGCCGGCGACGTGCAGTGGAATTTCGAGAAATTCCTCATCGCCCCCGGCGGCAAGGTGGTCCGGCGGTTCCGGCCGCGCACCGAACCCGATGCGCCGGAAGTGATCTCGGCTATCGAGGAAGTCCTTCCCAGGTAA
- a CDS encoding TetR/AcrR family transcriptional regulator — MAKSSYHHGDLKAVILKHAAELVAERGADGVSLRELARAAGVSHAAPAHHFTDRRGLFTALAAEGWRLLAAALADARPAFADAALAYVRFALKHPGHYAVMFDRSLVDPDDPELVAARDAAGAELSQGVATLDDPRAKQDPQAAALAAWSLVHGFSLLWLNKAVDTDADPIATMSRMTAMLFGTR; from the coding sequence ATGGCCAAGTCCTCCTACCACCACGGCGACCTGAAGGCGGTGATCCTCAAGCACGCGGCGGAGCTGGTCGCCGAGCGCGGCGCCGACGGGGTGTCGCTGCGCGAGCTCGCCCGGGCGGCGGGGGTCTCGCACGCCGCGCCGGCGCACCACTTCACCGACCGCCGCGGCCTGTTCACCGCGCTGGCCGCGGAGGGCTGGCGGTTGCTGGCGGCGGCGCTGGCGGACGCGCGGCCGGCGTTCGCCGACGCCGCGCTGGCCTACGTGCGGTTCGCGCTGAAGCATCCCGGCCACTACGCGGTGATGTTCGACCGGTCCCTGGTCGACCCGGACGACCCGGAACTGGTGGCCGCCCGCGACGCCGCGGGCGCCGAGCTCTCCCAGGGGGTCGCCACCCTCGACGATCCGCGCGCCAAACAGGATCCGCAGGCCGCGGCCCTGGCGGCCTGGTCGCTGGTGCACGGATTCTCGCTGCTGTGGCTGAACAAGGCCGTCGACACCGACGCCGATCCGATCGCGACGATGTCGCGGATGACCGCCATGCTGTTCGGAACCCGGTAG
- a CDS encoding DoxX family protein, whose protein sequence is MIVFVTLLAGTLAARLAGLAGVEFLDSWPSAIAIGLAAMFTMTGIAHFVNPRRRDLIAIVPPGLPRPALLVTITGVLELVGAAGLVYAPTRTVAAVCLFVLMLAMFPANVYAARMPNPPKSMTTRLGLRTAEQGVFLAAALAVGLGGIQ, encoded by the coding sequence ATGATCGTCTTCGTCACGCTGCTGGCCGGAACCCTGGCGGCCCGGCTGGCCGGCCTCGCCGGCGTCGAGTTCCTGGACAGCTGGCCGTCGGCCATCGCGATCGGGCTGGCCGCGATGTTCACGATGACCGGTATCGCCCACTTCGTGAACCCGCGGCGGCGCGACCTGATCGCCATCGTGCCGCCGGGCCTGCCGCGGCCCGCGCTGCTGGTGACCATCACCGGCGTGCTGGAGCTGGTGGGCGCGGCCGGCCTGGTATATGCACCGACGCGCACCGTCGCCGCGGTGTGTCTTTTCGTGTTGATGCTGGCCATGTTCCCGGCCAACGTCTACGCCGCACGGATGCCCAACCCGCCGAAGTCGATGACCACCCGGCTCGGGTTGCGCACCGCCGAACAGGGCGTGTTCCTAGCCGCTGCCCTCGCCGTCGGCCTTGGCGGCATTCAGTAG
- a CDS encoding S9 family peptidase, whose product MKPPIAKRIEHRREHHGDVFIDPYEWLRDKSDPAVKEYLEAENAYTEHVTAPLESLRQKIFDEIKARTKETDLSVPVRRDRWWYYARSFEGKQYNVHCRCPVSDPADWTPPVFDETTEIPGEQVLLDENAEAEGHEFFALGAAAVSLDGNILAYSVDTTGDERYTLRFKDLRTGELYPDEITGISAGVTWAADNRTVYYTTVDDAWRPDTVWRHRIGSGREAERVYYEPDERFWLGVGRTRSDRFILIAAGSSITSEVRYGDAADPQAEFRVVWPRRERVEYSVEHAVVGGEDRFLILHNDGAENFTLVEAPVRDPQATRTLIEHRDDVRLDSVDAFARLLVVGYRREALPRIQLWRINDDGSYGRPEELTFESELMSAGLAGNPNWDAPKLRIGTTSFVTPVRIYDLDLQTGERTLLREQPVLGDFRPEDYTERRDWAVADDGTRIPISIVQRVGVQYPAPLLLYGYGAYEACEDPRFSIARLSLLDRGMVFAVAHVRGGGEMGRQWYEQGKLLNKKNTFTDFIAVARHLVESGVTRPENMVAYGGSAGGLLVGAVANMAPELFAGILAVVPFVDPLTTILDPSLPLTVTEWDEWGNPLEDKAVYDYMKSYSPYENVAARNYPPILAMTSLNDTRVLYVEPAKWIAALRHTKTDDNPVLLKTEMHAGHGGLSGRYERWKETAFQYAWLLNAAKADGEGSG is encoded by the coding sequence GTGAAACCTCCGATCGCCAAACGCATCGAACATCGCCGCGAACACCACGGCGACGTCTTCATCGACCCCTACGAGTGGCTGCGCGACAAGTCCGACCCGGCGGTGAAGGAGTACCTCGAAGCCGAGAACGCCTACACCGAACACGTCACTGCACCGCTGGAGTCGTTGCGGCAGAAGATCTTCGACGAGATCAAGGCCCGCACCAAGGAGACCGACCTGTCGGTGCCGGTCCGCCGTGACCGGTGGTGGTACTACGCCCGCAGCTTCGAGGGTAAGCAGTACAACGTGCACTGCCGGTGCCCGGTGAGCGATCCGGCGGACTGGACGCCGCCGGTGTTCGACGAGACCACCGAGATCCCCGGCGAGCAGGTGCTGCTCGACGAGAACGCCGAAGCCGAGGGGCACGAGTTCTTCGCGCTGGGAGCTGCGGCGGTGAGCCTGGACGGCAACATCCTGGCCTACTCCGTCGACACCACCGGTGACGAGCGCTACACGTTGCGGTTCAAGGATCTTCGCACCGGTGAGCTCTACCCCGACGAGATCACCGGGATCAGCGCCGGGGTGACCTGGGCGGCCGACAACCGCACCGTCTACTACACGACGGTCGACGACGCCTGGCGGCCGGACACCGTGTGGCGGCACCGCATCGGTTCGGGCCGGGAAGCCGAGCGGGTCTACTACGAGCCCGACGAACGGTTCTGGCTGGGGGTCGGCCGTACCCGCAGCGACCGGTTCATCCTCATCGCCGCGGGAAGCTCGATCACCTCCGAGGTCCGCTACGGCGACGCCGCCGACCCGCAGGCCGAGTTCCGTGTGGTCTGGCCGCGCCGGGAACGCGTCGAGTACTCCGTCGAGCACGCCGTGGTCGGCGGTGAGGACCGGTTTTTGATCCTGCACAACGACGGCGCCGAGAACTTCACGCTGGTCGAGGCGCCGGTGCGGGATCCGCAGGCGACGCGGACCCTCATCGAGCACCGCGACGACGTGCGGCTGGACTCGGTCGACGCGTTCGCGCGGCTGCTGGTGGTCGGCTACCGCCGCGAGGCATTGCCGCGGATCCAGTTGTGGCGGATCAACGACGACGGCAGCTACGGGCGGCCCGAGGAGCTGACCTTCGAGTCCGAGCTGATGTCGGCCGGGCTGGCCGGCAACCCGAACTGGGACGCGCCCAAGCTGCGGATCGGGACCACGTCGTTCGTCACCCCGGTGCGGATCTACGACCTGGATCTGCAGACCGGTGAGCGCACGCTGTTGCGCGAACAGCCGGTGCTGGGCGACTTCCGGCCCGAGGACTACACCGAGCGGCGCGACTGGGCGGTCGCCGATGACGGCACCCGCATCCCGATCTCCATCGTTCAGCGCGTCGGGGTGCAGTACCCTGCGCCGCTGCTGCTGTACGGCTACGGGGCCTATGAGGCCTGCGAGGATCCGCGGTTCTCGATCGCCCGGCTGTCGCTGCTGGACCGGGGCATGGTGTTCGCGGTCGCGCATGTCCGGGGCGGCGGCGAGATGGGCCGCCAGTGGTACGAGCAGGGCAAGCTGCTGAACAAGAAGAACACCTTCACCGACTTTATCGCCGTGGCGCGTCATCTCGTCGAGTCGGGGGTGACCCGGCCGGAGAACATGGTCGCCTACGGCGGCAGTGCCGGGGGACTGCTGGTCGGGGCGGTCGCCAACATGGCGCCCGAACTGTTCGCCGGCATCCTGGCCGTCGTGCCGTTCGTCGACCCGCTGACCACCATCCTCGACCCGTCGCTGCCGTTGACCGTCACCGAATGGGACGAGTGGGGAAATCCGTTGGAGGACAAGGCGGTCTACGACTACATGAAGTCGTACTCGCCGTACGAGAACGTCGCGGCCAGGAACTATCCGCCGATCCTGGCGATGACGTCGCTCAACGACACCCGGGTGCTGTATGTGGAACCGGCGAAATGGATTGCAGCCCTTAGGCACACCAAGACCGACGACAACCCGGTGCTGTTGAAGACCGAGATGCACGCCGGTCACGGTGGGCTCAGCGGACGGTACGAGCGCTGGAAGGAGACGGCGTTCCAGTACGCGTGGCTACTGAATGCCGCCAAGGCCGACGGCGAGGGCAGCGGCTAG
- a CDS encoding phosphoribosylaminoimidazolesuccinocarboxamide synthase, with the protein MRPALSDYQHLASGKVRELYRVDDEHLLFVATDRISAFDYILDTVIPDKGRILTAMSVFFFDLVDAPNHLAGPPDDERIPAEVLGRALVVQELEMLPVEAVARGYLTGSGLLDYQRTGKVCGIELPPGLVEASRFDRPLFTPATKAELGAHDENITFDDVVRLIGAERAQELRDVTLRIYQQGADHALSKGIIVADTKFEFGVDKDGTLRLADEVFTPDSSRYWSADNYREGVVQESFDKQFVRNWLTGPESGWDRTSNTPPPPLPTHIVEATRARYIEAYERISGLKFDDWIGSDA; encoded by the coding sequence GTGCGCCCCGCTCTGTCCGACTACCAGCATCTGGCCAGCGGCAAGGTCCGCGAGTTGTACCGCGTCGACGACGAGCACCTGCTGTTCGTCGCCACCGACCGGATCTCGGCATTCGACTACATCCTCGACACCGTCATCCCCGACAAGGGCCGCATCCTGACCGCGATGAGCGTGTTCTTCTTCGACCTGGTCGATGCGCCCAACCATCTGGCCGGCCCACCCGACGACGAGCGCATTCCCGCGGAGGTGCTGGGCCGCGCGCTGGTCGTCCAGGAGCTCGAGATGCTTCCGGTGGAAGCGGTGGCGCGCGGCTACCTGACCGGCTCCGGGCTGCTCGACTACCAGCGCACCGGCAAGGTGTGCGGCATCGAGTTGCCGCCCGGGCTGGTGGAGGCCAGCAGATTCGACCGGCCGCTGTTCACCCCGGCCACCAAGGCCGAACTCGGCGCCCACGACGAGAACATCACCTTCGACGATGTGGTCCGGTTGATCGGCGCGGAGCGGGCGCAGGAACTGCGCGATGTCACGCTGCGCATCTACCAGCAGGGCGCCGACCACGCGCTGAGCAAGGGCATCATCGTCGCCGACACCAAGTTCGAGTTCGGCGTCGACAAGGACGGCACCCTGCGGTTGGCCGACGAGGTCTTCACCCCGGACTCGTCGCGCTACTGGAGCGCGGACAACTACCGCGAGGGTGTGGTGCAGGAGAGCTTCGACAAGCAGTTCGTGCGCAACTGGCTGACCGGGCCGGAGTCCGGCTGGGACCGCACCTCCAACACCCCGCCGCCACCCCTGCCGACCCACATTGTCGAGGCCACCCGGGCCCGTTATATCGAGGCCTACGAACGTATCTCAGGACTGAAGTTCGACGACTGGATTGGTTCCGACGCGTGA
- a CDS encoding tellurite resistance/C4-dicarboxylate transporter family protein yields the protein MKPDVFAVVMATGIVSIAAADHGYRLLSDGLMVIAAAALPVLIVAVIRAWPRLDLGDPDTVSALFTYVAACAVVAARLSEHRVLPWVLAAMALQGWLSLAPAAVRTVRRHIGDLRARGSWELAAVATSGLAIVSASLQLLFCAALFWVLGIAVYLFMTGLIVVRVRRGAALNQLAHPDLWILMGGIAIATLAGDHLHAMLPAGPFADGVRAVTIATWVTATAWIVPLTVVAIRCRIALGWPAVFPLGMYSSATYAMSVETGWRWLADVSALFPWIALAAWVVVALASARRGTLSVG from the coding sequence GTGAAACCCGATGTGTTCGCGGTGGTGATGGCCACCGGCATCGTGTCGATCGCAGCCGCGGACCACGGCTACCGCCTGCTCAGCGACGGGCTGATGGTCATCGCGGCGGCCGCGCTGCCGGTGCTGATCGTTGCGGTGATCCGGGCGTGGCCGCGTCTCGACCTCGGCGATCCGGACACCGTGTCGGCGTTGTTCACCTATGTGGCGGCCTGCGCGGTGGTCGCGGCACGGCTGTCCGAGCACCGCGTGCTGCCCTGGGTGCTGGCCGCGATGGCGCTGCAGGGGTGGCTGTCGCTGGCGCCGGCCGCGGTCCGCACCGTCCGGCGGCATATCGGCGACCTGCGCGCCCGCGGGTCCTGGGAGTTGGCCGCGGTGGCGACCTCGGGGCTGGCGATCGTGTCGGCGAGCCTGCAGCTGCTGTTCTGCGCGGCGCTGTTCTGGGTGCTGGGCATCGCGGTGTACCTGTTCATGACCGGTCTGATCGTGGTGCGGGTGCGACGCGGCGCCGCGCTCAACCAACTCGCGCACCCGGATCTGTGGATTCTGATGGGCGGTATCGCGATCGCCACGTTGGCGGGGGACCACCTGCACGCGATGCTGCCGGCCGGCCCGTTCGCCGACGGGGTGCGCGCGGTGACGATCGCCACCTGGGTCACCGCCACGGCGTGGATCGTGCCGCTAACGGTGGTGGCGATCCGGTGCCGCATCGCGCTCGGCTGGCCCGCGGTATTCCCGCTCGGGATGTACTCGTCGGCCACCTACGCGATGAGCGTCGAGACCGGGTGGCGGTGGCTGGCGGACGTGTCGGCGCTGTTCCCGTGGATCGCCCTGGCGGCCTGGGTCGTCGTCGCGTTGGCGTCGGCGCGCCGCGGCACACTCAGCGTCGGCTGA
- a CDS encoding cytochrome P450 — MTRGSEQSATGRSTRLAEIDFTDLDNFADGFPHHLFAIHRREAPVYWHEPTEHTPDGEGFWSVASYAETFAVLRDPATYSSVTGGSRPYGGTLLQDLSIAGQVLNMMDDPRHARIRRLVSSGLTPRMVKRVEDDLRARARRLLDAVQPGEPFDFLVDVAAELPMQMICILLGVPESERHWLFEAIEPQFDFGGSRRAALRQLTPEEAGSRMYGYGMELIAAKRANPTDDMLSVVANASVEDATLSDLELYLFFSLLFSAGAETTRNAIAGGLLALIEHPDQLRLLRDDPELLPTAVEEIVRWTSPSPSKRRTATRDTELGGCAIRAGQKVQIWEGSANRDPAVFTDPDVFDITRKPNPHLGFGHGIHYCLGANLARLELRVLFEELLSRFSSARLVQPVEWARSNRHTGIRHLVVELRR; from the coding sequence ATGACCCGCGGGTCGGAGCAGTCAGCGACCGGCCGGTCAACCCGGTTGGCCGAGATCGACTTCACCGACCTGGACAACTTCGCCGACGGTTTCCCGCACCATCTGTTCGCCATCCACCGGCGCGAGGCGCCGGTGTACTGGCACGAGCCCACCGAGCACACCCCCGACGGGGAGGGGTTCTGGTCGGTGGCGAGCTACGCCGAAACCTTTGCCGTCCTTCGGGATCCGGCCACCTATTCATCGGTGACCGGCGGCTCCCGACCCTACGGCGGCACCCTGCTGCAGGATCTGTCCATCGCCGGGCAGGTGCTCAACATGATGGACGACCCGCGGCACGCCCGGATCCGCCGGCTGGTCAGCTCCGGGCTTACCCCGCGGATGGTCAAGCGGGTCGAGGACGATCTGCGGGCGCGGGCGCGGCGGCTGCTGGACGCGGTGCAGCCGGGCGAACCGTTCGACTTCCTCGTCGACGTCGCCGCCGAGCTGCCGATGCAGATGATCTGCATCCTGCTTGGGGTGCCGGAGTCCGAGCGGCACTGGCTGTTCGAGGCGATCGAGCCGCAGTTCGACTTCGGCGGGTCGCGCCGGGCGGCGTTGCGTCAGCTGACGCCGGAGGAGGCCGGCTCGCGGATGTACGGCTACGGGATGGAGCTGATCGCCGCCAAGCGCGCGAACCCGACCGACGACATGCTGTCGGTGGTGGCCAACGCGTCGGTCGAGGACGCGACGCTGTCGGATCTGGAGCTCTACCTGTTCTTCAGCCTGCTGTTCAGCGCGGGCGCGGAGACCACCCGCAACGCGATCGCCGGTGGCCTGCTGGCGCTGATCGAACATCCCGATCAGCTGCGGCTGCTGCGCGACGATCCCGAGCTGTTGCCGACCGCGGTGGAGGAGATCGTGCGGTGGACCTCGCCGTCGCCGTCGAAACGGCGTACCGCCACCCGTGACACCGAGCTCGGGGGGTGCGCGATCCGCGCCGGCCAGAAGGTGCAGATCTGGGAGGGTTCGGCCAATCGCGATCCGGCGGTGTTCACCGACCCCGACGTGTTCGACATCACCCGTAAACCGAACCCGCACTTGGGGTTCGGTCATGGCATCCACTACTGCCTGGGAGCCAACCTGGCGCGGCTGGAGTTGCGGGTGCTGTTCGAGGAGCTGCTGAGCCGGTTCTCCTCGGCGCGGCTGGTGCAGCCGGTGGAGTGGGCCCGCAGCAACCGCCACACCGGGATTCGTCATCTGGTGGTCGAACTGCGGCGATGA
- the purB gene encoding adenylosuccinate lyase — protein MTIPNVLASRYASDEMVAIWSPEAKIVAERRLWLAVLRAQAELGVDIPAGVIDDYERVLEDVDLDSIAARERVLRHDVKARIEEFNALAGHEHIHKGMTSRDLTENVEQMQVRRALELVHAHGVAVVARLAERAISYRDLVMAGRSHNVAAQATTLGKRFASAAEEMLVALTRLRELVDRYPLRGIKGPMGTAQDMLDLFGGDAAKVAELERRIAEFLGFTEILTSVGQVYPRSLDHEVISALVQLGAGPSSLAHTIRLMAGHELVTEGFAPGQVGSSAMPHKMNTRSCERVNGLQVVLRGYASMAAELAGAQWNEGDVFCSVVRRVALPDAFFAIDGQIETFLTVLDEFGAYPAVIQRELDRYLPFLATTRILIAAVRAGVGRETAHEVIKEHAVAVALAMREQGAEPDLLDRLAADPRLPLDRVALEDVLADRQAFTGMAGDQVDKVVEAVERLVAQYPEAAKYTSGAIL, from the coding sequence GTGACGATCCCCAACGTGCTGGCCAGCCGGTACGCCAGCGACGAGATGGTGGCGATCTGGTCGCCGGAGGCCAAGATCGTCGCGGAACGCCGACTGTGGCTGGCGGTGCTGCGCGCCCAGGCCGAGCTGGGGGTCGATATCCCCGCCGGGGTGATCGACGACTACGAACGCGTGCTCGAGGACGTCGACCTGGACTCCATCGCCGCCCGTGAGCGGGTGCTGCGCCACGACGTCAAGGCGCGCATCGAGGAGTTCAACGCGCTGGCCGGCCACGAGCACATCCACAAGGGCATGACCAGCCGCGACCTGACCGAGAACGTCGAGCAGATGCAGGTCCGGCGGGCGCTGGAACTGGTGCACGCGCACGGGGTCGCGGTGGTCGCGCGGCTGGCCGAGCGGGCGATCAGCTACCGGGACCTGGTGATGGCCGGACGCAGCCACAACGTCGCCGCGCAGGCCACCACGCTGGGCAAGCGGTTCGCCTCGGCCGCCGAGGAGATGCTCGTCGCCCTCACCCGGCTGCGCGAACTCGTCGACCGCTACCCGCTGCGCGGCATCAAGGGCCCGATGGGCACCGCGCAGGACATGCTCGACCTGTTCGGCGGGGACGCCGCCAAGGTCGCCGAGCTGGAACGGCGGATCGCCGAGTTCCTGGGCTTCACCGAGATCCTCACCAGCGTCGGGCAGGTGTACCCGCGGTCACTGGACCACGAGGTGATCTCCGCGCTGGTCCAGCTCGGCGCCGGACCGTCCTCGCTGGCCCACACCATCCGGCTGATGGCCGGCCACGAACTGGTCACCGAGGGGTTCGCCCCCGGACAGGTGGGCTCCTCGGCGATGCCGCACAAGATGAACACCCGCTCCTGCGAGCGGGTCAACGGCCTGCAGGTGGTGCTGCGCGGGTACGCCTCGATGGCCGCCGAACTGGCCGGCGCCCAGTGGAACGAGGGCGACGTGTTCTGCTCGGTGGTGCGCCGGGTGGCCCTGCCGGACGCCTTCTTCGCCATCGACGGGCAGATCGAGACCTTCCTGACCGTGCTCGACGAGTTCGGCGCATACCCGGCGGTGATCCAGCGCGAGCTCGACCGCTACCTGCCGTTCCTGGCCACCACCCGGATCCTGATCGCCGCGGTGCGCGCCGGCGTCGGCCGCGAGACCGCCCACGAGGTCATCAAGGAGCACGCCGTGGCCGTCGCGCTCGCGATGCGCGAACAGGGCGCCGAACCCGACCTGCTGGACCGGCTGGCCGCCGATCCGCGGCTGCCGCTGGACCGGGTCGCGCTCGAGGACGTGCTGGCCGACCGACAGGCGTTCACCGGCATGGCCGGTGATCAGGTCGACAAGGTCGTCGAGGCGGTCGAGCGACTGGTCGCCCAGTATCCCGAAGCCGCCAAGTACACCTCGGGCGCGATCTTATGA